One genomic window of Candidatus Omnitrophota bacterium includes the following:
- a CDS encoding DUF2061 domain-containing protein yields the protein MIFDKHWRSIAKAASWRLTGTIDTIVVSWIITGHFKMALSIGFVEVFTKITLYYLHERFWNRVKAGRVVADYQI from the coding sequence GTGATTTTTGATAAGCATTGGCGCAGCATAGCTAAAGCCGCATCCTGGAGGTTGACCGGTACAATCGATACAATAGTTGTATCGTGGATTATTACAGGTCATTTCAAGATGGCGCTTTCGATCGGGTTCGTCGAAGTTTTTACGAAGATAACCTTGTATTATCTCCATGAGCGGTTCTGGAACAGGGTGAAGGCTGGACGTGTCGTTGCCGACTATCAAATATAA
- a CDS encoding phosphoadenylyl-sulfate reductase: MSILDNKYDLKHLVETLNFKEKVERSKQLIKEAYARYGDGLVVANSLGKDSVAVWDLAKRVNTKIRGFIVTTRFKPKETVRFMDEIVKKYPETKVYKNDLPIADKLYETDPDRCCDILKVEPVKRAIEEMGVNCWVTGLRCTEGRTRTDFQEVEERDKGLIKLNPILIWKEREVWQYLALYRVPVNQLYAEGYRSLGCSPCTKITNDDNERAGRWIGTSKCGGECGIHTRPLKSRK; this comes from the coding sequence ATGAGTATTTTGGACAATAAATATGATTTGAAGCATCTGGTGGAAACATTGAACTTCAAAGAAAAGGTGGAAAGATCAAAGCAGTTGATAAAGGAAGCCTATGCGCGTTATGGCGATGGGCTCGTGGTAGCGAATTCGCTAGGAAAGGATTCCGTCGCCGTATGGGACCTTGCAAAACGGGTGAATACAAAAATACGAGGGTTTATTGTCACAACAAGGTTTAAGCCTAAAGAAACAGTGCGGTTCATGGATGAGATCGTAAAAAAATACCCTGAGACGAAGGTGTATAAGAACGATCTTCCGATTGCGGATAAGCTCTACGAAACCGATCCGGACAGGTGTTGCGATATATTGAAAGTAGAACCGGTAAAACGCGCAATAGAGGAGATGGGTGTCAATTGTTGGGTTACGGGCCTTCGTTGCACCGAGGGAAGGACGCGCACCGATTTCCAGGAGGTAGAGGAGAGAGATAAGGGGTTGATAAAGCTCAATCCGATACTGATCTGGAAAGAACGGGAGGTCTGGCAGTATCTGGCTCTCTACAGGGTGCCCGTTAATCAGCTTTACGCGGAAGGCTACCGGTCACTCGGCTGCTCTCCGTGTACCAAGATCACGAACGACGACAACGAGCGCGCCGGCCGCTGGATAGGTACATCGAAGTGCGGTGGCGAGTGCGGTATACATACTAGACCTTTGAAATCAAGGAAATGA
- a CDS encoding bifunctional precorrin-2 dehydrogenase/sirohydrochlorin ferrochelatase has protein sequence MKCYPIAVKINDKKAIVAGGGKIATRKALSLISAGACVTVIAPETTERLRGLVKMGRIKWVRRLVKRQDVKSAYMVIAATSDKLVNREVSAWAREERMLVNAVDDPKWSNFVSPAVLKKKRAIVAVYTDGRDPVLSRDLKNFLKEHWDVFLSYRNRPQNSAH, from the coding sequence ATGAAATGCTATCCGATAGCGGTAAAGATAAACGATAAGAAAGCTATAGTGGCCGGAGGAGGAAAGATCGCGACACGCAAAGCCTTGTCACTGATAAGTGCCGGCGCTTGCGTTACGGTAATCGCGCCCGAAACAACGGAAAGACTGCGCGGTCTGGTAAAAATGGGCCGTATCAAATGGGTAAGACGGCTGGTCAAGAGACAGGACGTGAAAAGTGCGTATATGGTGATAGCGGCCACGTCGGACAAACTTGTTAACAGAGAAGTGAGCGCATGGGCGCGCGAAGAAAGAATGCTGGTAAATGCAGTGGACGATCCGAAGTGGAGCAATTTCGTATCACCGGCCGTGTTAAAGAAAAAGAGAGCGATAGTAGCTGTTTATACTGATGGGAGGGATCCGGTATTGAGCCGGGATCTCAAAAATTTTCTGAAGGAGCACTGGGATGTATTTCTATCTTATAGGAATAGACCACAAAATAGCGCCCATTGA
- a CDS encoding Rrf2 family transcriptional regulator, with protein MRVTYRGDYALKAVLDLALNYGKDVVTIHELAKHIDAPIKFLEQVLLDLKKGGFVESRRGSVGGYLLSRPPGKITVGEVIRFIDGPIEPVSCARQGYSNCGDMHKCAFRKVWQDVTKATSDIIDNVTFEALAFEVSMAQQIPAYSI; from the coding sequence ATGCGAGTAACATATAGAGGAGATTATGCCCTTAAGGCAGTTCTCGATTTGGCCCTGAACTATGGCAAAGATGTAGTGACGATCCATGAGTTGGCCAAACACATAGACGCGCCTATCAAGTTCCTGGAACAGGTCCTGCTGGATCTGAAGAAGGGCGGTTTTGTGGAGTCCAGGCGCGGCAGTGTAGGCGGCTATTTATTATCCAGGCCGCCCGGTAAGATAACGGTGGGAGAGGTGATAAGATTTATCGATGGTCCCATAGAGCCCGTTTCATGCGCAAGACAGGGATATTCCAACTGTGGCGATATGCATAAATGTGCGTTTAGAAAGGTGTGGCAGGATGTCACTAAGGCGACTTCAGATATTATCGACAACGTGACTTTTGAAGCCCTGGCTTTCGAGGTCAGTATGGCCCAACAAATACCGGCTTATTCTATTTAG